Proteins encoded by one window of Candidatus Sumerlaea chitinivorans:
- a CDS encoding Gluconolactonase gives MRESVRAEIRQVADGLVFPEGPVWHPDGYLLFSDVHGATIERLKPDGGTATWWSVGKKTNGLILSPDRRKIIACCYSERELLEIDAETREYRVITRECDGRPYVNVNDVAADSNGFIYFSDPKWNPAPDDVQGVYCVRPDGTVFLAAHLDQQPNGLVVSPDERYLYVARSGADHIVRFQRRSDGTLTDMVIFVELERGAEPDGMTVDSSGNLYIAEAGTGRLTVVAESGQILGQVQVCERMATNCEFHGQDSDLLYVTGGGKQGTRQGRVWELRLIWG, from the coding sequence ATGAGGGAAAGTGTGAGAGCAGAAATCCGGCAAGTAGCTGATGGGCTTGTTTTCCCGGAAGGCCCAGTGTGGCATCCGGACGGCTACCTTCTTTTCTCGGATGTTCATGGGGCGACAATCGAGCGACTTAAACCCGACGGTGGGACGGCAACATGGTGGTCGGTAGGAAAAAAGACGAATGGGCTGATTCTGAGTCCGGACCGCCGCAAGATCATCGCGTGCTGCTACAGTGAGCGGGAGCTGCTCGAAATTGATGCGGAAACACGTGAGTATCGGGTAATTACCCGGGAGTGCGATGGAAGGCCTTATGTAAACGTGAACGATGTGGCCGCAGATTCGAATGGTTTTATCTACTTCTCGGATCCCAAGTGGAATCCCGCACCCGACGATGTGCAAGGCGTGTATTGCGTCCGGCCCGATGGAACGGTGTTTTTGGCTGCCCACCTTGACCAGCAGCCGAATGGTCTGGTCGTGAGCCCTGATGAGCGTTACTTGTATGTTGCGCGTTCGGGAGCAGATCACATCGTACGGTTTCAGCGCCGTTCCGACGGGACACTTACCGACATGGTGATTTTCGTGGAGCTTGAGCGAGGAGCAGAACCTGACGGGATGACTGTGGACAGTTCGGGGAATTTATATATTGCTGAAGCCGGGACTGGGCGCCTGACGGTTGTAGCGGAGAGTGGCCAGATTCTCGGGCAGGTCCAGGTATGCGAGCGGATGGCGACGAATTGTGAATTCCACGGTCAAGACTCGGATCTACTCTATGTCACAGGCGGAGGAAAGCAGGGGACTCGCCAAGGCCGCGTCTGGGAGCTACGATTGATCTGGGGCTAA
- a CDS encoding Succinyl-CoA ligase [ADP-forming] beta chain, which translates to MKIHEYQAKAILKKYGVPVPQGIVVRTPEKAVEAAKKLSSTVGYPLVIKSQVLVGGRGKAGGVKLVRNEDEVRPVAEQILGMTIKGEKVKKVLVEQGLDIRGEIYLGIIVDRARKKPVFMTSAAGGVEIEQVAAETPEKILFSPVEPLLGLTDAQIREMVFFLGLPKAAVESFRSVVRGLYKSFVDNDCSLAEINPLVLTGEERVIAADAKMNFDDNALYRHPDIAKMRDVAEEAPLERKARQLKLNYVKLDGKIGCIVNGAGLAMATMDIVKHYGGEPANFLDIGGGAKSEQVAQALKLIISDKNVNTIFFNIFGGIVRCDLVAEGILEALKQFPKWKIPIVIRLSGTNEEKAREMLRDTALISVPTMSEGAKKAVELSMRQA; encoded by the coding sequence ATGAAGATCCACGAGTACCAAGCAAAAGCTATCCTCAAAAAATACGGCGTACCGGTGCCTCAAGGCATCGTTGTGCGCACACCTGAGAAGGCGGTTGAGGCCGCTAAAAAGCTGAGCTCCACCGTTGGATATCCGTTAGTCATCAAGTCACAAGTGCTTGTGGGTGGCCGAGGAAAAGCTGGCGGCGTCAAGCTCGTCCGTAACGAAGACGAGGTGAGGCCGGTTGCAGAACAGATCCTTGGCATGACCATCAAAGGCGAAAAAGTAAAAAAGGTTCTCGTTGAGCAAGGGCTCGACATTCGTGGCGAAATCTATCTCGGCATCATTGTGGACCGCGCACGAAAAAAGCCCGTATTCATGACAAGTGCGGCTGGTGGTGTGGAGATTGAACAAGTAGCTGCCGAAACCCCAGAGAAGATACTCTTCTCTCCAGTCGAGCCTCTGCTTGGCCTCACCGATGCCCAAATACGCGAGATGGTATTCTTTCTCGGCCTGCCGAAGGCGGCGGTTGAGTCCTTCCGTTCGGTGGTGCGAGGGCTCTACAAAAGCTTCGTGGACAACGACTGCTCGCTCGCCGAGATCAACCCTTTAGTGCTGACTGGTGAAGAACGAGTGATCGCCGCTGATGCCAAAATGAACTTCGACGATAATGCACTCTATCGTCATCCCGACATTGCGAAAATGCGAGACGTAGCCGAGGAGGCTCCTCTTGAGCGGAAAGCTCGACAGTTGAAACTCAACTACGTCAAGCTCGACGGGAAGATCGGATGCATTGTCAATGGAGCGGGACTGGCGATGGCCACGATGGACATCGTCAAGCATTACGGCGGGGAGCCCGCAAACTTCCTCGACATCGGCGGTGGAGCGAAAAGCGAGCAGGTTGCTCAGGCATTGAAGCTCATCATCAGCGATAAAAACGTAAACACCATCTTCTTTAACATCTTTGGGGGAATTGTCCGCTGCGATCTGGTGGCCGAGGGAATACTCGAAGCACTCAAGCAATTCCCCAAATGGAAGATCCCGATTGTCATTCGTCTCAGCGGAACGAACGAAGAAAAAGCGCGAGAAATGCTTCGCGATACCGCGCTGATTTCGGTTCCGACAATGAGCGAGGGGGCCAAAAAGGCTGTGGAACTTTCAATGCGTCAGGCTTAA
- a CDS encoding 3-isopropylmalate dehydrogenase has protein sequence MTTTRSYNIAVIPGDGTGPEVVREGVKVLNAAAAKFGFKLNFTEYDFGGERYKRTGETLPDSAIEELKKFHAIYLGAIGHPDVQPGILEKGILLKLRFALDQYINLRPVKLYPGVETPIKDKGPEDIDFVVVRENTQDLYAGMGGVAHFGTPQEVATQTAVYTRFGVDRCLRYAFNYTRKRNKKKTLTLVGKTNVLTYVYGLWERAFHEMGEKEFPDIKREYAHVDATTMWFVKNPEWFDVIVTGNMFGDIITDLGAMIQGGMGIAAGGNINPDPGGVSMFEPIGGSAPKYTGKNVINPLAAICAGQMMLETLGEDAAAAAIEQAVMKVTGTKLKSLAAGKMGYTTTEVGDMVAAFVAE, from the coding sequence ATGACCACCACGCGAAGCTACAATATCGCCGTTATCCCGGGCGACGGAACTGGACCCGAAGTGGTTCGTGAAGGGGTCAAAGTTCTCAACGCTGCAGCAGCAAAGTTTGGGTTCAAACTCAATTTTACGGAATACGATTTTGGCGGTGAGCGATATAAGCGCACTGGCGAGACCTTGCCCGACTCAGCAATCGAAGAGCTGAAAAAGTTCCATGCAATCTATCTCGGTGCAATTGGCCACCCCGACGTTCAACCGGGTATCCTTGAGAAAGGGATTCTGCTCAAACTGCGCTTTGCGCTCGACCAATATATCAACCTTCGACCCGTGAAACTCTATCCGGGCGTAGAAACCCCGATCAAGGACAAGGGGCCAGAGGACATTGATTTCGTCGTCGTGCGTGAGAACACGCAGGATCTCTATGCTGGAATGGGCGGCGTTGCACATTTTGGCACCCCACAAGAGGTAGCAACGCAGACAGCCGTATACACCCGGTTCGGTGTCGACCGCTGCTTACGGTACGCCTTCAACTACACCCGGAAGCGGAACAAAAAGAAAACTCTCACGCTTGTAGGCAAGACCAACGTTTTGACCTACGTCTACGGCTTGTGGGAACGCGCCTTCCACGAAATGGGAGAAAAAGAATTCCCCGACATTAAGCGCGAATATGCCCACGTGGATGCCACAACCATGTGGTTTGTTAAGAATCCGGAATGGTTCGACGTGATTGTTACCGGCAACATGTTTGGTGACATCATCACTGACCTTGGGGCCATGATTCAGGGCGGCATGGGCATTGCGGCCGGCGGAAACATCAACCCGGATCCGGGTGGGGTTTCCATGTTTGAACCGATTGGTGGTAGTGCGCCCAAATATACCGGCAAGAACGTGATCAACCCGCTGGCAGCAATCTGCGCCGGGCAAATGATGCTCGAAACTTTAGGCGAAGATGCCGCTGCAGCAGCGATTGAGCAGGCGGTGATGAAAGTCACCGGAACTAAGCTCAAGAGTTTGGCTGCAGGCAAAATGGGCTACACAACAACCGAAGTCGGAGACATGGTAGCAGCATTTGTCGCGGAATAG
- a CDS encoding Discoidin domain protein → MFFLKYLINYLRRYYRVEHGLEYVEALRNLNRPSEVTIPNELIPAGVLMQLRGLLNLHVLSVNSDWVWPYWMERQSDPHDSSFIPRAMNVTYLNLTHRNWTAVGVLGGQREAIVDPRGAVTPWPNGWSLDTWLEVDQQLRFPSRLPDTQVSQELVEGIPWIRTTMKFPAATLVTEDWAVSVEGRACIVHLATLTNQTSSPLPCSLIFALRPTNPEGISIIKRLAYHTQGFLLVEDQLAVALIEKPAKWLLSTHRDGDVAHLFPRRSKSDPIVHCPVGLANACVSYPTTLQPGQSMSRIAVMPLEPTHPRFFPLQTVRGEHLLMTREDTRREWSEKLARGLQIEVPDARYQQCFNANKAFLLLLNDGYEITAGPFTYHRHWFRDAAYMLSALSRLGYHQEVAQVLSFYPLKQWKNGYFCSQKGEWDSTGQAIWSIMEHYRLTGDVNCLRDLYPAVRRGAIWIEKKRHDVTVSKTKPRGLMPAGFSAEHLGPNDHYYWDNFWSLKGLEDALEAARVLGIREDAEKFQSWAESYRRDILHAIQKDIEHSEVHALPAAPGRPPDAGMIGNICAAYPLQLFSITETQWLRRTLEFIRNHLFHGDGFYQEMIHSGINSYLTMQVAQCLVQLKDEEAFRLIDYMLELASPTWCWPEAIHPRTLGGCMGDGHHGWAAAEWLLLMRGLLIEEADDELHLTRLLPKSWTCPGQSVSLQNAPTYFGKVQLRVEFFKGYSRINFDADWRVPPRRVIWHLPARPVSVRDTETPVTLLTDGIAFCGERVSLEVQLEPTGRPDDAASEHPKIGVEEMPHRPPLRE, encoded by the coding sequence ATGTTTTTTCTGAAGTACCTGATCAACTATCTGCGGCGGTATTATCGGGTCGAACACGGCCTTGAGTACGTGGAAGCACTTCGAAACCTAAACCGCCCTTCCGAGGTGACAATCCCGAATGAGCTGATCCCCGCTGGCGTGCTCATGCAATTACGAGGTCTACTCAATCTGCACGTTCTTTCCGTCAATAGCGACTGGGTTTGGCCCTATTGGATGGAGCGACAATCCGATCCTCACGACTCGTCTTTCATCCCCCGCGCCATGAATGTCACGTACCTCAACTTAACCCACAGGAATTGGACTGCTGTGGGAGTGCTTGGCGGACAGCGGGAAGCGATCGTGGATCCGCGTGGAGCCGTCACGCCGTGGCCGAACGGGTGGTCCCTGGACACTTGGCTTGAGGTCGATCAGCAGCTTCGATTCCCTTCCCGACTTCCGGATACTCAAGTTTCGCAGGAGCTTGTGGAGGGAATCCCGTGGATTCGGACTACCATGAAGTTTCCAGCGGCCACACTCGTGACCGAGGACTGGGCAGTATCTGTGGAAGGGCGGGCTTGCATTGTTCATCTTGCGACGCTGACAAATCAGACTTCGTCCCCCCTACCCTGCTCCCTTATTTTTGCTCTCCGGCCCACGAATCCCGAGGGAATCAGTATTATCAAGCGCCTTGCCTACCACACCCAAGGTTTTCTCCTTGTGGAGGATCAGTTGGCTGTTGCGCTTATAGAGAAACCCGCCAAATGGCTCTTGTCGACCCATCGAGACGGCGATGTCGCCCACCTATTTCCCCGACGTTCGAAAAGCGACCCCATTGTGCACTGTCCCGTTGGCTTAGCGAATGCGTGCGTGTCCTATCCCACAACGCTACAGCCGGGGCAGTCCATGAGCCGCATTGCCGTGATGCCGCTGGAACCCACTCATCCGCGATTCTTTCCTCTTCAGACAGTGCGCGGAGAGCACCTGCTGATGACTCGGGAGGACACACGCCGAGAATGGTCCGAAAAGCTGGCGAGGGGGTTACAGATAGAAGTTCCTGACGCTCGCTATCAGCAGTGCTTCAATGCAAATAAGGCGTTCCTCTTATTGCTGAACGATGGCTACGAAATAACCGCAGGTCCCTTTACCTATCATCGCCATTGGTTTCGTGACGCCGCTTATATGTTGAGCGCATTATCCCGGCTCGGTTATCATCAAGAGGTTGCGCAGGTCCTCTCATTTTACCCGCTGAAACAATGGAAAAACGGCTATTTCTGCTCACAAAAAGGCGAGTGGGATTCCACGGGTCAGGCCATTTGGTCCATTATGGAACACTACAGACTCACTGGAGATGTGAACTGCCTACGAGACTTGTACCCTGCGGTGCGGCGAGGAGCGATCTGGATTGAGAAAAAACGGCACGATGTGACGGTTTCAAAAACGAAGCCGCGTGGCCTCATGCCCGCTGGATTTAGTGCAGAACATTTAGGTCCCAATGATCATTACTATTGGGATAACTTCTGGTCGCTTAAGGGGCTCGAAGATGCATTGGAAGCGGCCCGCGTCTTAGGCATTCGGGAGGATGCCGAAAAATTCCAATCGTGGGCTGAATCGTATCGTCGGGACATTTTGCACGCGATTCAGAAGGACATTGAGCACAGCGAGGTTCATGCTCTTCCCGCTGCACCGGGAAGACCTCCAGACGCTGGCATGATTGGGAATATCTGTGCAGCTTATCCACTCCAGTTGTTTTCGATTACTGAGACCCAATGGCTACGACGTACCCTTGAATTCATCCGCAATCATTTATTCCACGGCGACGGGTTCTACCAAGAGATGATCCATAGTGGGATCAACTCCTACCTAACAATGCAGGTGGCGCAATGCCTCGTGCAGCTGAAAGACGAGGAAGCTTTTCGCCTAATCGACTACATGCTTGAACTGGCCTCCCCCACGTGGTGCTGGCCGGAGGCGATTCACCCGAGAACATTGGGGGGCTGTATGGGTGACGGACACCATGGATGGGCAGCAGCCGAATGGTTACTCCTCATGCGAGGGCTTCTCATCGAGGAAGCTGACGATGAACTGCACTTGACCCGCCTGTTGCCAAAGAGTTGGACCTGCCCCGGTCAGTCTGTGTCTCTACAAAATGCCCCCACTTACTTTGGCAAGGTCCAGTTGCGTGTGGAATTCTTCAAGGGCTATTCGCGAATCAACTTTGACGCCGATTGGAGGGTTCCACCTCGGAGAGTAATCTGGCACTTGCCGGCTCGCCCCGTCTCGGTCCGAGATACGGAAACACCTGTCACCTTGCTCACTGATGGGATCGCTTTCTGTGGGGAAAGGGTCTCCCTCGAAGTTCAACTTGAACCAACTGGGCGCCCTGACGACGCCGCATCGGAACACCCCAAGATAGGCGTGGAGGAAATGCCCCACCGGCCTCCGCTCAGAGAGTAG
- a CDS encoding Glycosyltransferase, whose protein sequence is MKIAFFTNNYKPFVGGVPIAVENLAKGLRRRGHRVLIYAPEYEGEVADEPDVYRVLSIKNFNSTPFSLPLPLTVRPHADLADLEFLDIVHVHHPFLLGMTGLQLARAQHVPVVFTYHTQYEKYTHYLPFPEKMTAEIAVGLSTRFCNCCDTVIAPSSDIRKTLEERGVKVPIEVIPTGIDLRAFRGGSPAKFRGEVGTNPDTTVVLTVSRLAREKNISFLIRAFADFHRIVPQSEYWLVGEGDARSELEELAQELGVGDCVRFLGTLRGKRLVSAYKAANLFVFASTTETQGLVVAEAMVAGLPVVAVEAPGVRDIVLANRGGFLVPEGDFVAFVQRMIQLIQNPLLWREISEEAKKRGRQFSITATVDRVERLYTRLIKSPPTPAKIERFMLLREFLRYHFEKFVEEVDRILP, encoded by the coding sequence ATGAAGATAGCGTTTTTCACGAACAACTACAAGCCGTTCGTGGGGGGGGTGCCCATTGCTGTCGAAAATTTAGCGAAAGGACTGCGCAGACGCGGCCATCGCGTACTGATCTATGCACCAGAGTATGAGGGAGAAGTTGCGGACGAGCCGGATGTTTACCGGGTCCTTTCCATTAAGAACTTCAATTCAACGCCCTTTTCGCTTCCTCTTCCTCTCACGGTTCGGCCGCACGCAGATCTTGCTGACTTGGAATTCCTCGATATTGTGCATGTGCACCACCCATTTCTCTTAGGAATGACAGGGTTGCAACTGGCCCGTGCCCAGCATGTGCCAGTAGTTTTTACGTATCACACCCAATACGAAAAGTACACGCATTACCTGCCTTTTCCGGAAAAAATGACAGCTGAAATTGCGGTGGGATTGAGCACCCGTTTCTGCAATTGCTGCGATACTGTGATTGCACCTTCGAGTGACATCCGCAAGACTCTGGAAGAAAGGGGAGTTAAAGTACCCATCGAGGTCATTCCCACTGGGATAGACCTCCGGGCGTTTCGAGGCGGATCCCCGGCCAAGTTTCGTGGCGAAGTGGGTACGAATCCAGACACGACAGTTGTGCTTACTGTCAGTCGGCTTGCGCGAGAGAAAAACATTAGCTTTCTCATCCGTGCGTTTGCAGATTTCCACCGCATCGTGCCGCAGTCTGAGTATTGGCTGGTGGGAGAGGGAGATGCTCGGAGTGAGCTGGAGGAACTTGCCCAAGAGCTCGGAGTTGGAGACTGTGTTCGGTTTCTGGGGACGCTACGCGGCAAGAGGCTTGTGAGTGCCTATAAGGCCGCTAATCTTTTCGTGTTTGCATCGACGACCGAGACTCAAGGGCTTGTTGTCGCCGAAGCCATGGTAGCAGGCTTGCCGGTGGTGGCTGTGGAAGCACCGGGAGTTCGAGACATCGTGCTCGCGAATCGTGGGGGGTTTTTGGTTCCGGAAGGGGACTTCGTCGCGTTTGTCCAACGTATGATTCAACTAATTCAGAACCCTCTACTTTGGAGAGAGATTTCGGAAGAAGCAAAAAAAAGAGGTCGGCAATTTTCGATTACGGCCACAGTGGACAGAGTAGAGCGACTCTACACACGTTTAATCAAATCGCCACCGACACCCGCCAAAATTGAGCGGTTCATGCTATTGCGGGAGTTTTTACGCTACCACTTCGAGAAATTCGTCGAGGAAGTTGATCGAATTTTACCATAG
- a CDS encoding DNA repair protein RecN, which yields MLKLLKIRDFAIISELEIEFDRGFTAITGETGAGKSLLLGAIRLLLGDRASADIVRAGAAKSRLEALLSSVPTSARNWLAEQGIGEDQSVDEVILRREISASGVSRHFINGNVVTLAQLRQFGEGLIDLHGQNEHTSLVRPEVQLELLDAFGDCVSLRDTYRQCYEEWQTAVRRRDALVVDARELERKRSFLRFQVEEIEAAHLSVGEEEELTLERARLQSAERLREIALQATDVLYEGEKSGASVGALVASVARMLAQAENLDPTLSALRSQAEELRFAVEDLASRLRDYGAQLVSDPARLEWVEERLELIRALKRKYGNTIEEILQVGHKLRAELDELENYEVSLATAEAEVEQALKSALSAAHKLRARRLEVAREFSRQVTNEMQDLSLGGAEFVARVFARRRGCDSSGVDVEYSPDFAISEEIAGEELGPTGAEQVEFVVKLNPGEPALPLRKVASGGELSRIMLAVKAVLAEKDQIPVLIFDEVDTGISGEAATRVGEKLASLGTSHQVLCVTHLPQIAARADQHIVIRKGEKGGRTVVTAELLQGSARERAIAEMLSGQTPDAESLRYAKRLLTGRR from the coding sequence ATGCTCAAATTGCTAAAAATACGCGACTTCGCAATCATCAGTGAACTCGAAATTGAGTTCGATCGGGGCTTTACAGCGATCACGGGAGAAACCGGGGCTGGCAAATCGCTTCTGCTTGGTGCCATCCGGCTATTACTTGGCGACCGCGCCAGCGCAGACATCGTGAGAGCGGGCGCAGCGAAGAGTAGGCTTGAGGCGCTCCTGAGCTCCGTGCCGACCTCAGCTCGAAATTGGTTGGCCGAGCAAGGAATTGGTGAGGATCAATCGGTGGACGAAGTCATCCTGCGCCGGGAGATTAGCGCCAGCGGAGTGTCGCGTCATTTCATTAACGGGAATGTTGTGACCTTGGCCCAGCTTCGACAATTCGGCGAGGGGCTAATCGATTTGCATGGCCAAAACGAGCATACGTCCCTTGTGAGGCCAGAAGTGCAGCTCGAGTTGCTCGACGCTTTCGGCGATTGCGTGTCCCTGCGCGATACTTACCGGCAATGTTATGAGGAATGGCAAACAGCAGTGCGGCGACGAGACGCTTTGGTTGTAGACGCTCGCGAGCTCGAACGGAAACGCTCGTTTCTTCGCTTTCAAGTTGAGGAAATTGAAGCAGCTCACCTGAGTGTGGGTGAGGAAGAGGAGCTTACGCTGGAGCGCGCTCGGTTGCAAAGTGCTGAGCGACTGCGAGAGATCGCCCTCCAAGCCACAGACGTGCTCTACGAAGGGGAGAAATCAGGGGCAAGTGTAGGAGCTCTCGTTGCTTCTGTTGCAAGAATGCTCGCGCAGGCCGAGAATCTGGACCCTACGCTTAGTGCTCTCCGCTCGCAAGCCGAGGAACTTCGTTTTGCAGTGGAGGATCTGGCGTCACGCCTTCGCGATTACGGAGCACAGCTGGTGAGTGATCCGGCTCGTCTCGAGTGGGTTGAGGAGAGACTGGAGCTAATTCGCGCCCTGAAACGAAAGTACGGCAACACGATTGAAGAAATCCTGCAAGTTGGCCACAAACTGCGCGCAGAATTGGATGAACTCGAAAACTATGAGGTGAGTTTAGCGACAGCCGAGGCCGAGGTTGAGCAGGCTCTGAAAAGCGCCCTCTCCGCTGCGCACAAACTGCGGGCCCGAAGACTCGAGGTTGCACGAGAATTCAGCAGACAGGTAACAAATGAGATGCAGGACCTGAGTCTGGGGGGAGCAGAATTTGTTGCACGAGTGTTCGCGCGTCGGCGTGGTTGCGATAGCTCTGGGGTGGACGTAGAGTATTCTCCAGATTTTGCAATTTCGGAGGAAATTGCGGGAGAAGAATTGGGACCCACAGGGGCCGAACAGGTGGAATTCGTCGTGAAGTTGAATCCCGGCGAACCAGCTCTTCCGCTTCGGAAAGTCGCCTCAGGTGGGGAGCTCAGTCGCATCATGTTGGCGGTCAAGGCAGTCTTAGCCGAGAAGGACCAAATCCCCGTTCTGATCTTTGATGAGGTCGATACCGGAATCAGTGGTGAAGCCGCAACGCGGGTAGGAGAAAAACTCGCTTCGTTAGGCACGTCTCATCAAGTATTGTGCGTGACGCACCTTCCGCAAATCGCAGCACGGGCCGACCAGCATATCGTGATCAGGAAAGGTGAGAAGGGCGGCCGAACAGTGGTGACCGCAGAATTGCTTCAGGGTAGTGCGCGGGAAAGAGCGATTGCAGAGATGCTAAGCGGGCAAACCCCGGACGCAGAGTCCTTACGCTACGCAAAGCGGCTACTGACGGGGCGTCGTTGA
- a CDS encoding Heat shock protein, Hsp20 family, with translation MTLPVTTRGWNPWRELVELQEEVNRLFSQALSPAGSSALFEGDFVPPVDVLRDNEKFIVRADLPGLKKEDVEISILNNRLFIRGTKKEETDVKQGDYHRRERVFGSFERVIEFPNPVDPEKITATFTDGVLEIHAPIREEAKPRQIAIEVK, from the coding sequence ATGACACTGCCAGTAACAACTCGCGGCTGGAATCCATGGAGGGAGCTTGTTGAGCTTCAGGAAGAAGTCAATCGTTTGTTCTCGCAGGCTCTGAGCCCAGCGGGGTCGAGCGCCTTGTTTGAAGGCGATTTCGTTCCGCCGGTGGACGTCCTGCGAGATAACGAGAAGTTCATCGTGCGCGCGGACTTGCCGGGCCTGAAGAAGGAAGATGTCGAGATCTCGATCCTTAATAACCGGTTGTTCATCCGCGGCACGAAGAAAGAAGAGACGGATGTGAAGCAAGGCGACTACCATCGGCGCGAGCGGGTGTTTGGCTCCTTCGAACGGGTGATCGAATTCCCGAATCCAGTGGACCCGGAGAAGATCACAGCAACGTTTACTGATGGCGTGCTCGAAATCCATGCTCCAATCCGTGAAGAGGCCAAGCCTCGTCAGATCGCTATCGAGGTGAAATAA
- a CDS encoding Glycosyl transferase in Chlorophyll a cluster has product MLIITLTYLVALAWFALCWEGWRGRRSLVRLEQVSPLSDAERRSFPFISVVIAARNEERTIRQGLLSLLQQDYPCFEIIVVDDRSEDATANVLREMLESAPPGRLKVIENKEHPTGWLGKCHALHLGAQVATGEYLLFTDADVVFAPDVLRRAARLLVSERVDMLCVFPRMIVRSLPEKLFVAAFAQLFFFAFRPWRAMQRRSNAFVGVGAFNLVRKSLYQRFGGHRLLRLKVVDDVALGKLVKYSGGRVLVAQGGSLLSVRWQDSLWGFIRGVEKNAFAGMRFSVFRTVGVAVALLCLYWGPWVTAWVGSSPSLTVVAWIACSLQILACVATCIELGFSWTLAPLVPLGVGFVMFALLRSMILTLKRGGVVWRDDFYSIAELRRFWD; this is encoded by the coding sequence GTGTTGATAATCACGCTCACATACCTTGTCGCGCTTGCATGGTTTGCTCTCTGTTGGGAAGGCTGGCGAGGGCGCCGTTCGTTGGTTCGTTTGGAACAGGTCTCTCCGCTTTCAGATGCCGAGCGACGTTCCTTTCCATTCATTTCGGTAGTTATCGCTGCGCGCAATGAAGAACGCACGATTCGCCAAGGTCTTCTCTCGCTCCTTCAACAGGACTATCCGTGTTTCGAGATCATTGTTGTCGATGACCGTTCGGAGGACGCGACGGCCAATGTTTTGCGAGAGATGTTGGAATCTGCCCCACCCGGCAGGCTGAAAGTGATAGAAAACAAAGAGCATCCTACCGGGTGGCTTGGGAAATGCCATGCTCTTCATCTTGGCGCACAGGTGGCGACCGGGGAGTACTTGCTCTTCACAGATGCTGATGTGGTTTTTGCCCCCGACGTTCTGCGGCGGGCCGCCCGCCTGCTCGTGTCCGAGCGAGTCGACATGCTGTGTGTGTTTCCGAGGATGATCGTTCGTTCCTTACCAGAGAAGCTTTTTGTAGCTGCATTTGCCCAACTTTTCTTTTTCGCGTTTCGTCCGTGGCGAGCAATGCAAAGGAGGTCCAACGCTTTTGTTGGCGTTGGTGCCTTCAATCTCGTTCGAAAGTCTCTTTATCAACGTTTCGGAGGACATCGCCTCCTTCGACTTAAGGTCGTAGACGATGTGGCGTTAGGGAAACTTGTGAAGTACTCGGGTGGGCGTGTCCTCGTTGCTCAAGGCGGAAGTTTGCTAAGTGTCCGTTGGCAAGACTCCCTCTGGGGGTTCATCCGGGGAGTTGAGAAAAATGCGTTTGCAGGAATGAGGTTTAGCGTTTTTCGGACGGTTGGCGTTGCGGTCGCCCTCCTCTGTCTGTATTGGGGGCCGTGGGTTACTGCTTGGGTAGGATCATCTCCCTCTCTTACCGTAGTCGCTTGGATCGCGTGCAGTCTACAGATACTTGCCTGCGTCGCCACATGTATTGAGCTTGGATTCTCATGGACTTTGGCGCCGCTCGTGCCTCTCGGAGTAGGATTTGTGATGTTTGCTCTGCTGCGTTCGATGATTCTCACCCTAAAGCGCGGTGGTGTCGTTTGGCGGGATGATTTTTACTCGATTGCTGAGTTACGTCGATTTTGGGATTGA